Genomic DNA from Labilibaculum sp. DW002:
GTAAGCGTGAGGTTGATGAAGGAAAATACACCCATTTTTCAAATATTTATTTGAATGAAGAGGAATCTGAAGATCTTCAAAAGCACAATGTTGTTCTTTACGATGATGATTCTGAAAGATTTGTTTTAGGTTTTGAGGACATTCCTAGAAATTCTTCATCTTGTGATCATGATTTTAATGATGCTGTTTTTTATGCGACATTTAATCCAATAACAGCTGTGAAGACTGAAGATTATCAGGCGATTGATGATGAGTCGGATGATGCAGATAATGATGGAATTAGAGATGAGTATGACGAGTATCCTGAAGATGCAACAAAAGCTTTTAACAATTACTATGTAGCAGAAGGAGAGTATGGCTCGCTTGCTTTTGAAGATTTATGGCCAAGTAAAGGCGATTTTGACTTTAATGATTTAGTAGTTGCCTATAATTTTAATCAGATTACGAATGCTGATAATGCTATCGTAGAGATTGATGCTAAGTTTAAGGTGAGAGCAATTGGTGCATCTAAAAAGAATGCTTTTGGTTTTGCTTTGGAAACAGCTTCGTCTAATGTTGCTTCTGTTTCAGGACAACAAATTACAGGTGGATCTTTAAGTATTGCTTCAAACGGAACAGAGAATGGGCAGTCTAAGGCAACGATTATTTGTTTTGACGATCCTTATAATATTCTTGCTCATCCAGGTGGAGGAAGTGGTGTAAATACCGATCCTAATGCTCCTTATTCAACTCCAGAGGTAATGAATTTGTCCATTAAATTTACAAATCCTGTTAATTTTGATGATTTGGGAACTCCTCCTTACAATCCATTTATAATTCTTAATCAGGAAAGAGGGAAAGAAGTACATCTACCAAATCACGAACCAACAGATCTTGCCGATACAAGTTTATTTGGTGAGTATGATGACAATACGAACCCAAGTTTAGGTGATTATTACGTTTCAAGTAAATATTTACCATGGGCCATTAACCTGCCAGTATCCTTTGATCATCCAGTAGAGAAGAAGAGTATTCTTGATTGCTACCTAAAGTTTGATGATTGGGCTAGCAGTAATGGTGTAAATAGCCAAGATTGGTACATGAATGAATCTGGTTACCGTAATTCAGGAAATATATACAGTAAGTAAAAATTAGATTAGTTGATTAGATAATAGGAAAAGGAGAATCGTAATGGTTTTCCTTTTTTTTATTGGTTTGATATTGCTAAATATTGGTGGGGTGAAATAGGAGATAAGGATTACATCAACATATCAAAAGGTAGATTAATTGGCACTTTTATTCCAAAAAACAAGACATGAAAAAAGGGATGGCAACCACTCCATCCCTTTTCTAATTCACTTTAAAACCTGAATTTCCCGAAGAAAATTCGGTTCGAATATAATAATAAATATTTTTATTGTCAAACAAGATGTAAATATTTTACAAAAACAATACTCTAATCAACAGATTATTATATAGCAAAAGAGGATGGTAACCACCCCATCCTCTTTTAATCTATTCACTTTAAACCTTAAAAACGGAAACCGTTTTGCTATTTGTACGCCATGGGTTTCAAAAAAGTTATAAGAAAAGTGATATTTTGAACGAATCTACATAAGAACTATAGTAGATACCTTAATAGTTTCGCTTTTGTATTGAAATAATTATACTCTATTTCAAGGTAAGTATCAAAGCTGTCGTAATAATAGATGCTTTCTGTAAGGTATTCAATGCCAGATATTTCGCCGTAGTTCATGGCCTTTCGTAAAAGGGTGTCGTACTGCTTCTCAGAAAATACATTTTGGTAATCTTTTAAGCTAGATTTGAGGTTTGAAAAAGTTTGAAAAAGTTTTTCATACTCATTTTCTTTTTCCATTTTCTGATATGAAAATTCCTCCATATGGAATTGTTTCATCAGTTTAGCTTGTTTCACTTTGTTTTTATTCTCCCAAAGAGGGATGCTCACGCCAAGCTTTACACCATTTGCTTCTTTCATGATATCTGAACCTAAATATCGATAGCCAATTGTGATTTTGGGTAAAGAAGCGGTTTTAACCAATGAAATTTCTTTAGAAG
This window encodes:
- a CDS encoding LruC domain-containing protein, which gives rise to MRRIKINQWIFVLSLISFLFYSCSDSSSETEDPIIPEEAEGKYAGFDFKTVQEYQVSVTTSNVGNEALGEVYLEMYTNNPLDTAGVLIPDHLKIRCYKGLTNSNGVIECKVNPAANTDSLFVLTYHVGLPRLTSAFLSGENLNIAIGGSDQTKSAVKSMAVKVDEIPTVKTDNGYYILGDWGKKGLPEYLEALDDEITNEFLEKVNASLPEGNTLMETHPEYLADGDDANIEMIDEGEIWVTFVHEGAGWKNALGYYTYPTGSEPKNIDAIEDMTIIYPNVSMGNKDELKSGNKVQLLYLDQDKEEYTKLFPAGVSVGWFLVAHGWQDGKREVDEGKYTHFSNIYLNEEESEDLQKHNVVLYDDDSERFVLGFEDIPRNSSSCDHDFNDAVFYATFNPITAVKTEDYQAIDDESDDADNDGIRDEYDEYPEDATKAFNNYYVAEGEYGSLAFEDLWPSKGDFDFNDLVVAYNFNQITNADNAIVEIDAKFKVRAIGASKKNAFGFALETASSNVASVSGQQITGGSLSIASNGTENGQSKATIICFDDPYNILAHPGGGSGVNTDPNAPYSTPEVMNLSIKFTNPVNFDDLGTPPYNPFIILNQERGKEVHLPNHEPTDLADTSLFGEYDDNTNPSLGDYYVSSKYLPWAINLPVSFDHPVEKKSILDCYLKFDDWASSNGVNSQDWYMNESGYRNSGNIYSK